In the genome of Oxalobacter aliiformigenes, one region contains:
- a CDS encoding autotransporter outer membrane beta-barrel domain-containing protein: MQYNDGFLPFTSFFWEKTYIQPKNTPTGEKNISPPVFRLLSYRSVSIGSYARTAESDWTQVSGTAVVHAGYAFRPDERFTLMPFAGADAAFLHRPSISEEKGRSARLETDEETFRSVRTVFGLKAETADIATASPGYTARGNVSPAFNHELLKHAGDMTTRFTEITGGDFTTDVRFAARSSIPASTGISFRSPEGTSPDSALASGISSGNGTSVGGFGKVQ; encoded by the coding sequence ATACAATATAATGACGGCTTTCTTCCGTTCACTTCGTTTTTTTGGGAAAAAACATATATCCAGCCCAAAAACACACCGACCGGCGAAAAGAACATATCCCCCCCGGTTTTCAGGCTGCTGTCGTACCGTTCCGTTTCTATCGGTTCCTATGCCCGTACTGCCGAATCGGACTGGACGCAGGTTTCCGGCACGGCCGTCGTACATGCCGGATACGCGTTCAGACCGGATGAACGTTTTACCCTGATGCCGTTTGCCGGCGCCGACGCCGCTTTTCTGCATCGGCCCTCCATATCGGAAGAAAAAGGCCGATCGGCACGACTCGAAACCGATGAGGAAACATTCCGTTCAGTCAGGACGGTTTTCGGCCTGAAAGCGGAAACCGCCGATATCGCCACCGCCTCGCCCGGTTATACCGCAAGGGGCAATGTCTCGCCGGCATTCAACCATGAATTGCTGAAACACGCCGGCGACATGACGACACGATTCACGGAAATAACCGGCGGCGATTTCACCACCGATGTCCGCTTTGCCGCCCGCTCGTCCATCCCGGCATCCACAGGCATATCGTTTCGTTCTCCTGAAGGCACTTCGCCCGATTCCGCACTGGCCTCCGGAATTTCTTCCGGAAACGGTACTTCCGTCGGCGGCTTCGGCAAGGTGCAATAA